One genomic segment of Bdellovibrionales bacterium includes these proteins:
- the argB gene encoding acetylglutamate kinase gives MSEVSSVIDTLKYVKKFTGKTLLIKIGGSALEKPELVRSVCRDLIAIKSVGVSVILVHGGGPSINEELTRRGIKWEFIEGLRVTTPEMMDIIETILVGKMNRRIVRQLSANGLAAVGFSGADHNTLLCRQLNPQLGRVGKIEKVNTELIQSVLKNPVLKTIPVIAPIGIGRKGEAFNVNADWAASYLASALGVSKLIFLTDQNGILDTDGKLLPELDAGELELLIEKKVVTGGMLAKTQTIIHALNQKVSAVHILNAQRPHALIEELFTERGVGTICRLRSRTTRLKEEVCHV, from the coding sequence ATGAGCGAGGTCAGTTCGGTTATTGATACACTAAAATATGTAAAGAAATTTACTGGAAAAACTTTGCTCATTAAAATCGGAGGATCGGCCTTAGAAAAGCCGGAACTCGTCCGGTCCGTTTGCCGTGATTTGATTGCAATAAAATCGGTGGGCGTGTCTGTCATTCTTGTTCATGGTGGAGGGCCGTCAATCAATGAAGAGCTCACCCGTCGGGGAATCAAGTGGGAGTTCATTGAGGGTCTCAGAGTTACAACTCCAGAGATGATGGATATCATCGAAACAATATTAGTTGGAAAAATGAATCGTCGAATAGTGCGCCAGTTGAGTGCCAATGGTCTCGCCGCAGTTGGTTTTTCTGGGGCCGACCACAACACTCTCCTGTGTCGCCAACTGAATCCGCAGCTTGGTCGCGTAGGAAAAATCGAGAAGGTAAATACAGAACTGATTCAGTCCGTCCTTAAAAATCCAGTACTCAAAACCATTCCCGTTATCGCTCCCATTGGCATCGGCCGAAAGGGAGAAGCCTTTAATGTGAACGCCGATTGGGCCGCCAGCTATTTGGCCTCTGCCTTGGGGGTTTCTAAACTCATTTTTCTCACAGACCAAAATGGTATTTTGGATACAGATGGAAAGCTCCTTCCTGAACTTGATGCGGGGGAATTGGAACTTCTTATTGAGAAAAAAGTGGTCACTGGTGGAATGCTAGCCAAGACTCAAACAATTATTCACGCCCTCAATCAGAAAGTTTCAGCGGTTCATATTCTCAACGCCCAAAGACCGCATGCGCTGATTGAAGAGCTTTTTACGGAGAGGGGTGTGGGTACCATTTGTCGACTGCGCAGTCGCACCACTCGCTTAAAAGAAGAGGTCTGTCATGTCTAA
- the argJ gene encoding bifunctional glutamate N-acetyltransferase/amino-acid acetyltransferase ArgJ produces the protein MTLGAGIYRTALPKGFFSSGINSGVRRYRPDIGLIYSEFPCQTSGVFTLNECKAAPVLYSQALLPSQTIRAIFTNSGQANAATGEVGAKNNLLMVQEVAKALNISTQNVLIASTGVIGQQVDVDKILPAIPELVHRLGEAAEPFALAILTTDLVPKTASLKIELSGGTVEIAGISKGSGMIHPNMATMLGYLLTDAQLSQEQVTRFLKESADESFNMISVDGDSSTNDCVFMMANGSSGVTISSRTDEERFFSGLKRVATTLAQAIATDGEGATKLIEVQITGASNLALCRKAARGIVVSPLVKTAIHGEDPNWGRILARLGAEGIPGPLLNKMDLYIQDVKLFANGAPAIFEKSEVKALMKASKIRISISLHGGEFAATAWGCDLSKRYVDINTEYS, from the coding sequence ATGACGTTAGGTGCAGGAATCTACCGAACAGCTCTTCCAAAAGGTTTTTTCTCCAGCGGTATAAACAGTGGAGTGCGACGATATCGGCCTGACATTGGATTGATTTACTCTGAGTTTCCTTGTCAAACCAGTGGAGTTTTTACTCTCAATGAATGCAAAGCAGCCCCCGTTCTCTATTCTCAGGCCTTGCTGCCTTCCCAGACAATTCGGGCTATCTTCACGAACAGTGGTCAAGCCAACGCCGCGACAGGTGAAGTAGGGGCAAAGAATAATTTATTGATGGTACAGGAAGTGGCAAAAGCCCTGAATATTTCAACTCAAAATGTGCTGATCGCATCAACCGGTGTGATTGGCCAGCAAGTCGATGTCGATAAAATTCTACCTGCAATTCCGGAATTGGTTCATCGCTTAGGAGAAGCTGCAGAGCCTTTTGCCTTAGCAATTCTAACTACAGATCTTGTTCCAAAGACAGCGTCGTTAAAAATTGAACTCAGTGGAGGAACAGTAGAGATTGCTGGAATCAGCAAAGGCTCCGGTATGATTCATCCCAATATGGCCACTATGTTGGGGTACCTCCTCACGGATGCCCAGTTGAGCCAAGAGCAAGTAACGCGCTTTCTAAAAGAATCCGCTGATGAAAGCTTTAATATGATATCGGTGGATGGCGACAGTTCGACCAATGATTGCGTATTTATGATGGCAAATGGATCAAGCGGAGTAACGATCAGCTCGCGCACAGATGAGGAACGATTCTTTAGCGGTCTCAAACGAGTGGCAACAACCCTGGCTCAAGCCATCGCGACAGATGGAGAGGGAGCCACAAAGTTAATAGAAGTTCAAATAACCGGCGCTTCGAATCTTGCCCTCTGTCGCAAGGCGGCTCGTGGCATCGTCGTCAGCCCCTTGGTAAAAACGGCAATCCATGGGGAAGATCCAAACTGGGGAAGAATTTTAGCACGACTCGGTGCTGAAGGCATCCCTGGCCCCCTCCTCAATAAAATGGATCTTTACATTCAAGATGTAAAACTCTTTGCGAACGGTGCCCCCGCAATATTTGAAAAATCCGAAGTAAAGGCTTTGATGAAGGCCTCAAAAATTAGGATATCAATCTCTTTGCATGGCGGCGAATTTGCGGCAACGGCCTGGGGTTGTGATCTTTCTAAACGGTATGTTGATATCAACACGGAGTATTCATGA